ACTTGCACAGTAAATGTTAAATGACACAGAACTCAACATTAGCAGATTGCCAAATGTGCCATTTTATGTTCAACATTTGCATACCAATTCCAATACGTCTTTATTTCTACATTGACTCGTATCCCAGTTGCTTGTACCGAGTGGACCCGAAGCGTGTGCCAAATGTGTGAACtgtgtttgcaaaaaaaaagcaccgcGTAGTGCAATAATGTACAAGTGACGTATTTCTGCATTTTAGTTTGGAATTTGAAATCGCGTGTTCGTAATGTGTGAAATGATAACACGGGCTGCCTTAAACCTTCTTGGTTAAATTCAGATTCTGAAATGTGcacctttttgggggggattttgTGAGACTTCAGGGAGTTTGAACGAATTAGCCTTGGATGTGCATATGGCTCAATGGCTTAACTATTTTCATGGGATGATCTTCAAACTGTTCAGTAAATCTCATTTGACCGTTACAACTGTACGTCTCAAACttcttcatttattattataagtTCAACAAGATGGGGGTAAATGAAATCGTCACATCAGTACGTGCCACTTCTTGTACTCGTTAATCGATACTAAACATTTGAGTGCTACTCGAGATAAATATGCGTACCATCCCTTTCAAACTGAGGGTTCCTCTTGAGAAAACTGAAAATCTCACCTAGTGCAGTTCTTTTTGTTGGCTTCTAGTCTGTAGCATTCATGTCTGTTTGGCGGTTGGTAAAGTGCAGTTTGGTCCCCGGCCGGTGGCCCTGCGGCTCGGGGAAAATGCTCCTGAAAGTCAAGTTGATGCGAGGGCCGCGGTCGTGGTACTCCTTCGCCACCTGGTGCTGGGAACCAaaagagaagcattttgaaatcaACAAAGTGTGACAAAATAATGTGAAGCCACTGGAGTTGAGCGTACCTGCCAATCATCTTGCGTGGCTCCTTCCATCAAAAGCAGAGCACCGTGACCCAGAGGAACTTTAATACGCTCCACATAAGTGAAGTCACCGTTTTCTTCctatcacataaaaaaaaaaaacaatgcgtCAGAAATACAGCACTGAGTTTTTCCAATGgcacaaaatgaaacaaatcctGGATTAGCCAAATAAATCCCAAGACTTGTAAAGcaataaataagacaaaaataaaatgtgtttgtctGACCGGAGGTGGCTTCTTGCGTAGGCTGAACACCCTGCTGTCACCCAAACTAAGCGAGGCGATGACGGGCTGCCGGCCCAGCGAGGCTTCGTCGTCGCTGTGCCAGCCGATGCTGTCGTGTCCGTCTCGGTACAGGTTGCACAGCAGCGAGTTGAAGCGTTCGTCGCCGCCGCAGCCGCCGCTCGCTTCGGAAACCGCTCGGCGAAGGTTCAACAGCAGCGGGTGCCACTAAGGGGGACCCGCAGCTCAGTCACAAAGCGAGGTGtcaagtagtgctttgccaccatcttgtggccACTATCAGCaattacaaaaagatttccaaaAGCAGTGTTTGGTAAGGATTAGATGTTAGAAAACCTTTGTGTTGGCCGCCATGGTGGAACGAGCATACGTGTAGGGTAACTCCCCAAACCAGCATGTCAACCTTGGCTCTTCGTAGGCCTCAtctaataaggggggggggggggggggggcacaaaatTGATGAGTCAGCATGAAACGCCCCAGAAGTTTGAGAAATGATTAGCGTCTGTCACTAGCGTACCTCATCTAATTGTGAACGTGGACGCAATGTTGTTACGTTTGTAAAGTGAGCCACGAAAACATGATTTGTCGAGTCGATGAGCATGTTGACTTCTTCTACCCACCTTGTCTAAAGTTGGTCTTTTGCGACCAGGGAAGCTCAGCCAGGAGCTTAGCGAACATCCAGTCAGCCTCCTCAGCTGGAAGGAATCTCGGCACCAGCCGCAATCTTAACGGAATGAACAGGGAACGTTTAGGAGAATTACCAACTAATGCCTTCAAAATGCAACAACAAATAATTGGGGTATTGGAGTGAACAGATGATTGGCATtcgattcatttcatttcattgctGACCTTGACACCCCTGAAGGTCCATGGCTGATCTCATAATCACCTGCCTGGCTAtcgaaagcaaaataaaaaatagtgttATGTATGTAATACAAAAAACTTATTCAACTTTCCATTCAAATTCAATACTTACTCAATAACCTTTTCTGATGGAACATCTCTAACTTGCTGTAAAGAAGACAATATATGTCTTTAGATCAAATGCTATAATTATGAATATTATTAAATCATTTTAATGCAGTAAAAGACCTTAATGGGCTGTTGGAACTCAACATTCCCAGATGTGGTCTGTCGATGTATTCCCCAGGATGCGGAAGCTGCATTGGCACTTTGGCTTTGAGGAGCTACATCGGCAAATTAAATGAGAACGCAGATTTAAAAACCAAATTGGAAAGTGATTTTGAGTGTATATAAGGAATTATAAAGTACCTGCTGGTCTCTGTGGTTTGGGCAACTGTTTGGCCCAAGAGCCCTGCACCCTGGCACGCTGTCGTTTATCTGCCATAAACTGTGCAGGGAAGAGTTAAGGTCATTATTCGAAAATTAGAACTTTTGGTTTGTATTACTCGTACGCTATAACCACCCAATTTATTtatagacaaaaaaataaaccatatcagacaatgtagtatttctccaaatgtttgtttacattcctttagaagtccgttttcgcgtgttagcacgatcgtgaattagcatatttccgctaactcgttagcctacCCAGTACTGCTTGTTGGTGACCATACTtggcggatttcacttatcgcgggtgttttttttaaccaagtAGCCGCGAGAGACGAGAGATTACTGTATTTTAATGCAAATTAACCAGTTCTCGCTATGGCTTGCACGTAGCACTTGTTTAAAACCAAAGCCATAGAACGCacgacaacacaacacaaaaatcTGTCATTCTAGTCTATTCTATAATTATGGAATCAAATTCGAAACTACGGTAAGGTCCTGTTATTCACTTAATTGTACATTTTCAAAAGGGAATACGGCAGATTAAGTTACGATGCTATTTCGTTCGTGTAACTTGAGCTAGAAACACGAGAATAGTATTACATTAACATGATAAAAGTACAACTAATGGAAATAGTGTAATTACTTACCTAGAGGGGAAATAAAACATCCATGTGAAGGAAAATAAGTACTTTCAGCTACGACACGCTAGGCAGGGCGGccattgctgctgtgttacgtaaaaataaaaactacccGGAACAAAGATTTAATATATGGTTCCTCTTCGCTTCTGTAGCACCTGGGCTCTTTTTTACGGAATTGTGTTCTTATATTtaaattgtgtcttttttttaaccaacatACAGGAAACGTTCGGGAAATGTGAATGAAAAACACTCCAACTGTCAAACGTGTACTTTTATTAACAAACGGTAGCAAAAAAAAGCTACAATCAGAAGTAAACACTGCATATGAGAAAGTGGAAATTTTTAAGCATTATAAAAAGATTGCTATCTACCCAGAGGCACTCATAAGAACATTGCATACACCTAACTCAGACTATCCCTGCtgaaaaatatgtgaagttaAGGTTTCATCTGTGAATATTTTGGTCCATTATTGAGGCACACCAAAATGGTATGTgtgtataaaaagaaaaagagaacaaTGTCTTATTCCCTTGTAATTCAAATATCAACGACCATTGAAAGGCATTTCTGTGTAGcttgtcaaacaaacaaacaaaacaaaacaaatacagtgaTACCTTGGTTTGTAACAAACAGCATTCCAGCACAAGCCGTCGTCATAATAAATAATGTCAACACTTAACGGACAATTAAACGCGACTTGGAAACTCACTCTTAAAGCAACAGGTTGTGTATGTGTGAGGTCTtatagtaataaaataaataattttacattcatatatatatatatgaatgtaaaaaaaaaagcccaccaCCATTTTCCACTGCTTACAACAGCAGGGTTTAACAAACCAGtttaattatttattcttcCCTATTTTAAAGGCAGTTGCATCTAATCTCAAGTAACATGGCAGGTCTTTTTTTGTAGAGGTTCTTCAGTAACACACCGACTCACACACCCGAGTTCTCTGACAGGACCCCCAGAAGGGAGCacttacacacgcacacttgtTAAACACTGCATTGGGGTCACATTGTTGGTCTCAGTCTGTCTTCAAGCCGGTTCCGTTCTTCTGCTCGCGCAACTTCCTCCTGTGCAGGTATCCCGTACGCTGGAGGCGGTTCATGCGTGCTCCCAAGAAGATGACGATGCCGATAGGAACTATCTTGGTGGTCACCCAGCCCTGATTGAGAAGAACAATGGGAATAACCGTTAAGTTTGTATTTCAGATGAATATTTTCGGATTGTTGCCGCACAGGTGTCTTACCATGACGGCGTGTGGAAAGTATCCGTTGGTCTGACTCTGCAGGCCCACGGTGTTGAGCTCGGCGGCCACGTAACGCTCCGGGGTGGGCTTGTCCAGGGTGGGCTTTCTGATGCGGGTCATCTTGGTAGCCACGAAGAAAGGCAACACGCTCTGCAGGCGGACAGGAACACGACGGGGAAGTCAGCAAATGAAAGATTcccttttgaaaataaattgtcCACCGACGTGGCTCAATGCGTCGTGCTAAAACTGCTTGAGATATGTTCAGATGGGGCTTGCAGAGGTCAAAGTGAAGTACTGTCTATGACCGCCAGGGGTCACAAGAACGCTAAGTACAGGTGCAATAAAATCAGAAGGTCCACACGGAAAGTTTGACAAGATATTCCTTGATAAGTCAAAtcgaaaaaaagtattttaatgaTGAATACGTATTCACACTGGATTGATTCGGattacttttttgttttatattatttcattttaataccTTGCTCTCAAACCCTCACCTGGATGATGATGCCCTGACGCCTGTACTCTTCCTGGAGGCCACGGGAGAAGAAGTCCACAAAAGCctagagtgggggggggggaggtgaaAAAACTGATTTTGATGGGAAATTCTTCATAACCTTAGTTTCAAATGAGTGGCATGAGGACAGCACGCAAACCTTTGTGGCCGAGTAGATGGTGAGCAGAGGGACGGGGTACATGCCACTGGCCGAGGAGATGTTGAGGATGATACCTTTGGATCTGAAACACCAAATAGAGGATTTACACTGAGAagcaaacaaattaaaatggcgTTTCGATGAACAACTGTTTGTGCAAGCAGCAGTGGGCACTCTGAGAAAACGAGACAGAAGCTAAAGTCCACGCGAACAAACTTTAAACCTCTCACATTCAGCTAACCCCTGCTAAGTACACTaacataaaaacaatcaaataaaattgaaaaaaaaaacaacgcagTTTGAAGTGTTTGAACCTATTCTATGCATCTATTTTTGGATCAAATCGCATCAACAATTTCCCAGGGAACCCTTCGTCTGCCTTCtcaaacacacacgtgcacacacgcacacactggcaGTGTACGTTGCCATGGCAGTCTGTTGCTGCAGTGATGTAGTCTAAAGAAAGCtagaggaaagagagagagagagcaaaagaGACATGCTCGGTCGGGCCTCACACGGCTGCAAAATGTGCCTGCAACGCCATTGGCCCACGCCAGTCATGTGACCGCGCGCCAGGCCAATCGGGGCGGGGAGGGCACTTTGTGTGAATTGAAAGCTTGTCAGCGTTTGTGAACAAAGGGAAGGAGAGGAAGCTGCCATGGCGGGGAAAGACTCACTGATACCTTAAGCTCCTTAGGACAATCTGACATTAACGAGCAttgcttaaaaaataaaaaaataaatagtaaatGGGAGGAAAATAAAAGAGGAATCTCACCTGTTAGCCATTCCGGGCAGCACCAGGCGGGTCATCTGGTGAACGACAGACACAAGTTAGcatgtcaaataaaaataaacaacctgGATAGGGTTAAaggatttggggggggggggagaagcaaGTGTGTGGGAAAGAAGGGAGAGATGCGTGGGTGGGCGGGTTGCAGACGGCGTTGGTGTAGTCCGCCGTTGCTCTGGGAACGAGAGACACTGCAGGTAccaccaaagaagaagaaggaggagcagcagcaacagaaGAGCAACACAATGGCATTTACACGGAGGCTGTTGGCTCAAGAGTACCTGGCACACTGAAGTCATGTTGACGTTGATCATGTTGGTGATGAACTGAAACACACGTCGGGCACGATATTGAAATCAATGCAGCGACAAcaccaaaaagaagaaaaggtcaTACTCACATTGTCGAGATCCGGAATATGAAGGTAGTATTCAGGGTATCGATAGGACACACCAACATTATTGActgttaaacacacacacatggaaaaCGTTTCAATTTGTTCCACAAAGCTCCACAAGTGAATGTCATACTAAAATCATCCGGAAGGGGGCAGTAGACGCAAAGGAGAGAAACTATTCAGTCCGCCACGCCTTATAACCAGTAGTGCAACTGGATTTCAAACAAGGACAAAGAGTTCTTTAAATGttcttttcacacaaagtaCATGCGAAATTGACTCtgccgcattttttttttaaagtgagtcATCTACAGCAATGTAACACGTCATATACAGCTATGTAACACGTCATATTGCACAAGACGTATTGTATTTGTGTACATTACCTGAAGCTACACTCTACAATTTGtttcagtgttgttttttttgttttgttttttgcttaaTAGAGTGACTCAGTCTACCcaagacttgtgtgtgtgtggtgtgacgACGAAACAAACATACAATGAGCCTTCAGTAGAGTCACGACAAAGCCAACAACTGGtctaaaattaaaacaaacattgtCTCCTAAAAGGAATGAGAGTAAATATCAAAGTTGTTTACCAAGAACACCAATCTCCAGGCCTGACAGTCCTGCCTCGATGGTCGGGTAAATGTTGGTTTTGCCAAAGTCCGCCGCGATGGTCTTTGTCTCCACTCCAAACCGGTCCTCTGTGGCACAAAACAAGGAAAAATCTTATTTTTCTGTATCTATTTAATATGCGAAAATTCTTgtttaaaagtcaaaaacacAAATTGAATCCTGGGCATTAAGATCCTTATGAAAAGCACACTGCAGTGTCATAGGTAAACAGCAGAGGGCGCTGCATACCAACAGACTGCATGTCCAAGCACTCTTTAAAAAGCAGTTTGATGGAAGTAGAGAAGAATAATTGAAGAAACACCAGAGAACAAATTGATGACAATATGACAGTTGGATCAGATACGATAGTGTTGGTCAAAGTCACGCACTTACCAAGTGACCTGGCCACGTCATCCAGTTTGTGTTGGGAGCGGCTGATCAACACCATGGCAAACCCTCGACGAGCAAGCTGGGAGGAGAACACGTCAGTTCACAGGCTCACAAATAATTCCAAAAACAATGTTGCCTTTCTTTTTTATCACCCAGAAGTGTGTCAACTAAATCCATTTTTAATAACTACAGTATAAAGatgaaaaattaaatatttgttctcagatttttcttttttttgtgtgtgtgaaaaggggaaaaccaaTTCAAGAGACTCACCTCCTCCGCATAGGATTTTCCGATTCCATCAGTGGCCCCCGTCAcaactgaaaaacaaagaagaTAGGCCGTCAGCGGTTTTAGTAGTAGATTGATTCATAGACATCACAAACAATGAGCAGTACTCAGGaggaaagaaaaacttttttattttttaagtagcTGAACTCTGCATAACCCTGCAGGTTGTCGTGATATCAGCAACATGGCCGCCCATGCTGCTTGACTGCATCCCCAAACAAAAGCGTGAACCTCATGCATGGCCACACCTCGACTTCAAGTTGGACCTCTTGTCAAGGCGAGGGCACACCAGCTAAGCTCCAAAGTGACAATCGTCGTTGTCATCGTAGCTTAGCAGGATCATCGCCTACAATACAACAGGCTATAGGCCGAGGAGAACTGTTGAGTCAACGAAACCTGGCCAAAGGTTTGTCATCCAACATACCTGTACGGTCTACaggaggggtgtcaaactcattttttttggcGGGCCTCGTTGTAGTCCTAccttctttcagagggccattatgattgtcaacccaaataaatggatgagcacctcatattagatACAGTAAAAgccacaaaacaaacttacaaataactcgttttcaaatcagacgagtaaaaactagtcaaatattaaaaaaaaaaaaaaaagattattaaaagtgaagacaatttgcaattctagtcatgacacacgaatttgacgcacaatttgtcttcgcgggccacataaaatgatgtggcgggccgtatctggcccccggacctcgagtttgacacctgtggtctacAGAATAAGAATTAAATCCCACAAGATTGCCCACAAAAAAGGTAAAGTCACTCCTATAACGACAAAAAATTGCAACAGTAAGGCATTCTTGACTAAAGACGGATTCTAGAAGATCAATTTGTTCTTTGGCCACCTCGTAGCTCCGCCCCTCAACTTGGGTTTCGCTGTCGTACATTGCTTAAAAGCTAGCGGACGCCGAGTGTGTCTGTCAAGTTGATGAATTTGATGATTATTCGAAACAAACACTGGGAAATAAAGCCGATGGCCACCATGGTGTGCTCGACGCTTCTATGATCAGTTGATGAAAGATTAATGGAGGCACAGAGGACATTCTCTAGCAACGGGCGAGGAGACGAGAGGGAGGGAGCGATGACAAacgaaggaggaagaggaggaagaagatgagggGCTGGCGGGATGCGGAGGGATCCTGGGGGCGTCTAAAAATAGAAGTGGAGCGAAGCAGGAGAAGGAGCGTGTGAAGGAGAAATGGAGGAATGGAggcaagcaaggaaggaaggagggagggaggaaggcagGAGAGGAAGGCGAGCAAGAGTAGCACAAagtcaaaaagtgaaaaaggcaagcagaatttatttatttttttaaaaatcggaCTCTTTCTTCAACACCaccccatcttcctcctcgatGTTAAGAATGAAACACGCCGACACAAAAGCCTCAATGGGAGCGGATCATACCAATGGACGCCACAGGGGGAGGAGGAATAAAATGACCACTTTCCTTCCGCAGACTTGACAAGCAACACAAATCGATTAATTGGCGGAATGATCGATTATTAAAATATTCGATAGAGACAGCACGACATGCAAAACTAGCAAAACTATAACTTACAACCCAATCACTAATTATCATTAAACAATTTTGAATATTGTGAGATACGTTAGGAATAATTTGGATATTGTGGATACTGAATTTAACAAAAACTTTAAATGTTAGATCCAGTAAGtgcaaatatttcaaaggaGTGGATATTACATAGACATTTGCAaatcatttatatttaaaaaaataaaaaatgaaaaaaataaaaaggtataTGGACCAGACTCCTGCGGGACGCCACCAAATTGCATTCAAGCGTGTTGTGCAACGAGTGCATGTCAGACATTCCAGGTGATCAGCGGCTAGGTGGGGCTAATTGACTGATGTCACTTTTGGTGACTTTCAAATTGACCGCTTGAGTTATAAGCTGCTGAGAGACAAGTAATGCAACACTTGGTGAGCAGTTCAAATCTCCATAAATAACAATTGATCATATCCAAGTGACACATTTCTGCCAACGCCCCAGCTCCTATTTGGCTAGCAACACTTTTTTGTATTAACCTTAATCCCCTCGAGTCCCGCTCTGCCCTTCTGTCGCATGGCGTTCCACAAGGCTCTATGGTGGGGCCCTTGCTGTTTTCATTGTAAATTCCAACTAGGGTATCATTAAGCAGCTTAAAGTCACATATATGGTACACAAACATCACCTCCAAAGGGTGATAGTTTAATTTGAATGCCTAAAGGACAGCTTAGCAACTTCCGGTGTTACTTCAATATCAATTTACATgaacataaaatatattttgcatatacacacacacacacacaaagaaatagtGTGCTCCTTTAGCAAGCCCTCACCCCTCCCTCTGAGAAATCCATCATGCCcctacctcctcctcctcctcttcttctttcacGCACATCTCCATATCCTCGTGTTGTACTTATGAATGACAACACTCCTCCCACCGATTATATAATAGCACCATTCTCTCAATAACagttgcatgtgtgcgtgcgcgtgcatcGCCTTTAGTGTGCGTGTGGAAGTGGGCTCTGATACAATggaaagcgggggggggggggggggtcaccaaGCTCCTTTATTCAGTGTGCAGACATTTCTCATTGTTTTAATTGAAAAGAGATGCATGAAAGCATTCCCATTTATTCTTATCGACGTGACACGAGATGCACCTGCACAATCTTATGAGATCAAATACGATACAGGAAATtcttatttttggggggggggggggcaattttcACTATTCTCAGCAGTGCTTAATCATTTATACCTCGTCGAATAGCGGAGCGGTTCACTACCTTGCGCTGATCAAATTATTAGAAACAGTCCATAACAACAACATCTATATTGAATTAACATCTCATTGGATTTTGCAGCCCAGTTCTCCCGTTGGCATCGGTTGTGTTCCCGAGCGTCGCGAGAAGCCTGACGGGGGcgcttttgcaccgcctcagcGCTACGCGTCACGTCCAGAGGTATTGACATCCCCCAGCCTtttgtccccccccaccccctcctccatCCTCCCTCCCTGGGCTGAGGAGCGGCCGCTGCCTGCTCGCTACGGCGCGGCTCTAAAAAAAGCAGCAGGAGGAGTAAAAATAGCAGCGACTGCCTCGTCTGGGAGCTAAACCC
The window above is part of the Syngnathus typhle isolate RoL2023-S1 ecotype Sweden linkage group LG7, RoL_Styp_1.0, whole genome shotgun sequence genome. Proteins encoded here:
- the hsd17b12a gene encoding very-long-chain 3-oxoacyl-CoA reductase-A, producing MTWTDAGDMLRRAETPLFWVGAFTVASLLLWLLYRLLSGFRVWVLGNGQLISPRLGKWAVVTGATDGIGKSYAEELARRGFAMVLISRSQHKLDDVARSLEDRFGVETKTIAADFGKTNIYPTIEAGLSGLEIGVLVNNVGVSYRYPEYYLHIPDLDNFITNMINVNMTSVCQMTRLVLPGMANRSKGIILNISSASGMYPVPLLTIYSATKAFVDFFSRGLQEEYRRQGIIIQSVLPFFVATKMTRIRKPTLDKPTPERYVAAELNTVGLQSQTNGYFPHAVMGWVTTKIVPIGIVIFLGARMNRLQRTGYLHRRKLREQKNGTGLKTD
- the alkbh3 gene encoding alpha-ketoglutarate-dependent dioxygenase alkB homolog 3 — encoded protein: MADKRQRARVQGSWAKQLPKPQRPAAPQSQSANAASASWGIHRQTTSGNVEFQQPIKQVRDVPSEKVIDQAGDYEISHGPSGVSRLRLVPRFLPAEEADWMFAKLLAELPWSQKTNFRQDEAYEEPRLTCWFGELPYTYARSTMAANTKWHPLLLNLRRAVSEASGGCGGDERFNSLLCNLYRDGHDSIGWHSDDEASLGRQPVIASLSLGDSRVFSLRKKPPPEENGDFTYVERIKVPLGHGALLLMEGATQDDWQHQVAKEYHDRGPRINLTFRSIFPEPQGHRPGTKLHFTNRQTDMNATD